DNA sequence from the Methanothermobacter thermautotrophicus genome:
AAGTTCCTCCTCATGTGATACAAGGATTATCTGTCTGGATTCAAGTTCATCAAAGATGTCCCTGAGCTTGTAGAGCTGTTCCTTGCTGAATCCATCGGTGGGTTCGTCAAGTATGAGGATGTCTGACCTCACATCGGTGAGCCTCTGTACCACCATGTTCAGTGCAAGCCTGTATGCAAGTGCTATGCTGGTCCTCTCACCACCACTGAGGTATTCAAGGTTCTGCTCATAGCCGTCCTGCTCGATGATGGGTGTGAAGTCCTCATCAACCCTCACAGATTTGCTGGGGTCATCCACGAGGACCCTGAACCATTTCTGGAATCTCTCATTGAACTCATGGTTTATCTGTGCCATCACATGGGTCTCAATGTCGGCGAGAGCAGGGATGAAGTACTCCTCGAGCCAGGTCACATAGTTTCCCAGTTCCCGTGCACGTTTCCTGAGTTCTCTCTTTTTAGCAATTTCAGACTCAAGGTTACCAATCTGTCTCTGCTTCTCCTCGATTTTTCCTTCAACTGCACCCCTTCTGTCTCTTTTTTCATCTCGAAGATTTTCCATTTCACCGATACTCTGGGTTAGCTCATGTATACTGGACTCAACTTCATCCCTGTTTTTGAGTGCCTCTTCATTTTCCTTGATTTTAGCTTTCTTTTCAGCGATTTTATTTTTATTTTCATCAATTTTCTTGAGGTTATCTCTGTATTCCCTGCTGGTCTCAGGGTTGAGTTCACTGATCCTGGTCCTGAGATGATCCATCCTGTCCTCTGTTGCTGCAAGTCTGCCAGAGCATTCTGACTCACGCTCACGCAGGGATTTCAGTTCATTCTCCACACTGTTAAATTCAGATTCTGCGTCCTTCAGTTCCTCGATTATCCTCTCAGTCCCTGCAATCTCTTCCTCAATCTCCCGGATCCTTTCTCTGGTTTTATCAAGCCCTTCACGCTTTCTACGGCACTCATCAATCCGTTTCGCAAGGTCCTCCCTGAGCAGCCTCAGTTCATCCCGGGCCCTCTTATATTCCCCTATACGCTTCAGGAGTTCATTTTTATCCAAGATTTCATTTCTGAGCTCTGATATCCTTGATTCAACTGATTTCCTTCTTTCACGGGCCTCGCTGAGTCTATCATCTATGTAGTCCGGGTCAACCTCCTGGTCACATGTGGGGCATATCCCCCTGGTTCCGATGGATTTGTAGTCCTCTATCTTACCCTTGATCCCGCCGAGTTCCTGCTGGAGAGCCGACACCTCAACCTCAAGCCTCCTGATCCCGGCTTCAACTTCATCCTCCCTGTATCCAGGATCCTCAATGGACTCCATGACCTCTATCTTTGATTTTATTCGGCCAGTGTACTCTTCAATCCATGATATTTCATCCTCAAGTTCCTTCCCTGTCTTAAGGAGATTTTTGAGTTCACTGGTAAGGTTCCTGAACTGGATTGAGGCTTCCCTGAACCTCCGGGAGTCCTCCATGAGGGATTCCCTTTTCATCTCAATTCCCTGTATCCTTTCCCTGAGTGACCCGAGTTCCTCCTGGACCTTCTCCCTTCTATCCTTGCATCTCTGGAGTTCATCAACGGATCTCTGATACTCCTCCTCTATATCCCTGTTCCTTTCCATGAGTCTCTCTGAGGATGACATCAGGATTTCCATCTCATTTTTAAGGGATTCTATCTCCTTCTCGGCACTATCAATCCTGTTCTTCTCTACCTGAAGACCCTCCATCTCTGATTCAAGTTTACGTATCTCTTCCTCAATTTTTTCTATATCCCCGTCAAGGAGTTTCTTCTCTGCTTCAATCTCCTTCTTCTCGCTCAGAAGGTTCTCAAGTTCTCCCTCCTTATCCTCAAGGTCATAGGACCTATCTTCAAGGCTCTCTGATTCCCTTCTTATTCTCCTGGAAACAAGCCTTGCATTATCAGCCGCCCTGCTGTACTTCTCAATGTCAAAGGCCTTCCTGAGCCTTTCAAGACGGTCATTCCTGGGGGCCTCAATTATGCTCTTCATCTGCTCCTGTGGGGTGAAGACAGCGTAACGGTATATCCTGCTCTTGGCCCTGGGGTTCAGGGGTTCCCTGTAACCGAGTATCTCAAGTACCTCGGCCTTCAATTCCTTTGCAGAGAGTTTCCTGACCCCACGGGGTGTTCTGATGTGGAGTTCGCCCTGCTGAACCCCGCTGGACCCCCTCCTGAGTTCCCTGTAAACCGTGTACTCCTCTCCCTCAACGGTGAAGGTGAGCTTAACCGAACCTGAATTTGATGTGGCCCTCAGGAGGCTGTCACCCCTCTGATCACCCAGGCCGAAGAGGGCGAATTCTATTGCAAGGAGCAGAGTGGTCTTACCTGAACCAATATCACCCTCAAATAGGGTCACCCCCTCATCAAACTCAACCCTTCCCGACTCATAGCTCCTTATGTTCCTGATTTCAAGTGAATTGATGATCAAGTACCATCACCACCCAGATCCAGGTCCAGGACATCCTCGGCATCCTCGGTGATCCTCTTCTCATATTCGCTCCTGTTCTCACCCGGGGCCTTCTCATTCTCAAGTCTCCTCAGGAGCTCAACCGCAATGGAATCACCCTCATCCATGAGTCTCCTGTTTTTGATGTCAAGCCCTGCAAGTTTCTCCCTGAAGATCCTCCTCTCCATTCTGGGCACATCACTCTCCACCACCCTGACCTTCTGGATCTCGCGGGTGCTGAGGCCGTACCTGTTTATCTGGACGACACGGGCCCCCATGGATTCAAGTCTTTCCCTTATACTCGCCGAGTTTATGTCCGATGTCCTTCCTGAGCTGAGCTCACCCCTTATCTTGAGCATCACAACCTTCCCTGTAACATCATGGTCCGCTATCTCCCGCCCTATCAGGGAGAATGCGTCCTGGGAGTTCCTCCCTGTAACATCACATTCAATGTACTCGAACTCGGCCGGCCTTATCTCCCTGAACTCAGGTTCCCTGACCTTATCAGTGAATTCCACCAGATAGTAACCCCTGACCTCTCCCCTGGCGTTTTCCTCGAGGTCACCGGCGTATGAACCAAAGAGTGTGCCCGGGTACACGATGGGACCGTAGCCCTCCTCATGGTAGCATCCACTCCTGTGGACGTGTCCACCGGCATAGTACTCGAATCCCCTGGGGAAGAGGTTCAGGTCCACCGATTCCATGTCTGCAAGGTCAGCCGGTTTGAACTGGGTTATGGCGCTGTGGAAAAGGAATATCCTGAACCCCTCCTCGGCCTCCAGGGCATCCCTGTCGAGTTTCATGAAGTAGTCGACCTCAAGGGTCCTTGATCTGCCTGAAAGTCCTGTGATCTTTGCGCCTGTCTTCTCGTCCACCGTGAACTCAAGTCCAAGCCTCTTACCTGGGATGGGGCGAACGACCTTCTCTATCACCCCTGCACTTTCAAGGATGTCTATCATGGATGTGTTGGATGGGCTGTAGTCGTGACTCCCGTAGTTGACGTATATGGGGACCCCCGCCTCCCTGACCCTCCTGAGTTCAAGGGTGGCCCTCTTGACGGTCTCCATGTTGGGTATGTTGGAGTGGAAGAGGTCCCCTGCTATTATTATGAAGTCAACGTCATTCTGGAGTGCATCATCCAGGGCCATCCTGAAGGCCTCAAATTCAAGTTCCCTGAGGTCAGGCTGTTTCTGAGCCCCCAGGTGGCAGTCTGAGAGGTGTGCGAATCTGTACATGCCCACACCTACCCTATAAACTCAATCTCCTCATCTTCACTATCCTCTGATTCCAGTCCCGCTGATTCAATGAACTCCTCAAAGAGGGGTATCTTCACAGGGACTGCGAACTTTGTGAATATGCTGCTCACTATGGCTTCACCCTTATCAAGGCTTGCTATGGTCCTGTTATCATCTGATAGATCCTGTGAGGCACTCCCTATTATCTCAGCCCTCTCCTGGGCCATCTCATTTCCCAGGATTATCTTGGTGTTCATGTTGGCAAGGACAGTCCTGGGTATCAAACTCACGAGCTGGGTTATTGCAATTAGTCCTATGTTGAATTTACGCCCCTCCCTTGCTATGGTGCTGTAGATGTTGTTTCCCTGCCTCTCAATGACCTCCTTTCCGAGGACGCGGGGGGCCTCCTCTATCACTATCCCTATGACCGGTTTTCGCCGGAGCTTCCCATCGGCCTTGTACTGCTGGTACCTCCTGAAGATCTCGGCTGAGATGACACTTCCAACCAGGAGTTCGGCCTCACCCATGAGTCTTGAGGTGTCCACCACGACGATCCTTCCATCCTCAAGGCTGGCCGCGATGTCCTTTATTGTTGACTCGCCTCCACGCTCCCTGAAGACTCCTCCCCTTGACTTTATTTTGCCGTCATCAAGGTACACTCCGAGGATGACGTCGAAGATCCTCCTCAGCACGTTGAGTGTCACCTGCTGTACGCCGGGTAGTTCCTCTCCCTTCACGATCTTCAGGATCCATTCATCCCCGTATTCGTTGTAGTACCTTGCAATTGCCTGCTCCTGTGCCTGTGTGAAGGGAATTATGCCCTCAAAGTGCTCGGGGCGGAGTGACCTTAGGTTTATGGTGAGGGTGTTCCCGCCCACAGGGGCATCAGGGGAGTAGTAGACCACATTATTTGAGGGGTGCCTCCGGAGGCCGGCCTCGTTCCTCCCGTAGTACTCATCGTGTGGGTCCAGGACGAGAATGCCCACCCTGTCCATCTCTGCAAGGCTCCAGAGCATCACCTTCACAAGGTTACTCTTACCCCTCCCTGTGGTTGCAGGTATTAGGATGTGGTGGGTTATGGCGTCAACTGCATCGACGTAGACCGGTGTATCCAGGACCTTCGAGCCGCTCCTCACGTGTCCAAGGAATACAGGGTTTCTGGGCTTCTCAAGGAAGTCCAGGTCCCCCTCTCTGATCCTCCGGACCTCCCTGAAGAATCTGGGGAGGCGTTTGGGTATCAGTGGCTCCCCCTCCCTCACATGGAGTATGGGGCGGGCCTCTGCAATGATGTAGTTCCTCAGCTCCGGTTCGAGGAACTCCACGTCCCCGCTGTAACCCTCAAGGTTGAACCCCGATGCCAGCTCCCTCATGCCCTGGGGTATCTGGGACCTGTACCTGAGGTCCTTGACCTGGAGTATTGTGTATCCATCGCCCTCTGCAACCAGCAGGTCGCCGAGTTCTACGGGTTCACCTGATTTCTGCCTTATGAGTACCGCGGCTGTTTCACCGCCTATTATCTGGCCTACAGCTTCCATTGATCCTCACCTGCATACCTGTTAAGTTCATCATGGTAGTTCATGGTATCGATCTCCTCCCTTATGCCCTCAAGGACCTCCCGGTCCCTGACCTGTGAGAGGAGCCTCCTCCTGTATATCTCCACCTCATCACCTGAGACCCTGGCCCTCATATCCACATCAACCAGGCCGTAGGGGTATCCAGGGAAGCATGCATCCCTCGCATTGAGGGATAGGGCTGATGCGACCTCCATGGCATCATCCCTTCCGCACTCGCCGAGGATGTCCATCCTGAATATCCTCCCTGCCGGGTTCAGTTTAACTGCAGTGATGGTGGTCGGCCTGTCCGTCCTGATGGCGACTGGGTGGTAGCACCAGCCCCCCTCCATGTAAGATTCTGCGGCGAGTCTCCCCACCGCAGCTAGGAGTGAGATGGATGTGGTGGTGTAGAGGGTGCATGTCTTTGAGAGTCCAGCCACATGGATGTCCCTGGCCTCATCCATGAGTTTCATGATGTAGCGGTTCTCCCTCTCGAATGATGCCTGGAGTGACCCGTCCCTCACCAGGATGTCCCCATCATCGAGTTCATTGAGGGCCCCTGTGGCCATGGTCCACTCTGCGAACCTCCTCGGGAGGCCCCTGAGGGTTGACTCATCAACCAGCTCTGCATCTGCAAGCCCAAGCTGGAGGTCATCCTCATCTGGAAGGAACTCCCGGTACTCCTCCCTGATTGGGTGTAGCTGGAACCTGCATGTCCCATCCTCTGGATGGATCTTCATGACCGAGAAGAACTCGATCCTTGATGGCATCTCTGGCTGGATCCTCGCATCTCCCCTGAAGAGGCTCAGGGCGACCCTGTTGATCTGGACTGATATTGCCGGTCCCTCCAGTATGGGGCTGTTACCCCCATCTATGAAGGCCAGGAGCCTCTTATCTCGCCCCTGAATGGGTATGAAGCCATCCGCGGTGAATTCATGGACCCTGTATCGTGATGATCTGAAGTAGGGCCTCCCAAGATCGGCTCTGACACTCCCCTCCAGGGTCTGTGCAATCCTATCAAGAACGTCCAATAAAAAATCCCCCATGTAAATGTTTAATATTGAATAAGAAATGAATGTTATAAATAGTTTGTGGTTTTCTGCTGAAGTACTCTGTCCATTGCAAAGCCCCTGCTCCTTCTCAGGAGAGGGGTCGCCATGGCATCCGATGGCACCGCGGGACTCACTCCTCTGGTTCAACTATAACAGCTGTACCGTAGGCCAGGATCTCCTGCATAATATCTGAGATTGAGTCTGAATCAAATCTCACACTGATAACCGCATTGGCGCCCATTTCACGGGCATGATCCAGCATCCTTTCAAGGGCCTCCTGCCTTGAGTGCTCCATCATGGTGACGTACTCCTTGATCTCACCGCCCACAATGGACCTTAAACCGGCACCTATCTGGCCCCCCAGGCCCCTGCTCCTCACTGTAAGGCCGTATACAAATCCAAGTACCTTGACGGCCCTGTAACCAGGGACATAGTTGCTTGTAACGTATATAATATCCCCGTGCTCCTCAACCACCACAGGTTTTTCCCTTCGCTCCTCCAGCCTTGTGCCGCACTCATCGCAGAAGTTGGCTTCAGCCCCATACTCCTTGCCACAGTTTGGGCAGAACTTCTCGGCTTTCTTGGGCTCAGATCCTGCAGTTGCAGGTCCCATACCCTTCTTCTCGGCGAGTCTCCTCTTCATCTCTTCACTTGTAACCATAATAACACCATAATTAATTTCTACTGCAAGTGTATAATAAGGTTACCATGAAATCAGGGAAAGCCTATGTTGAACCATTCACCAGAAGAGGCACTATCTGGGGGCTTATAATCCCCTACATCCCCCTCATCATTCTTACCTTACTCCTCATCCTCAAACCATACTACCTCTTCCCGACCCATGGCGACCTTGACTTCCACCTTGTGAGGGCCAGGGAGATAATGCTGGACCCAAGCAGGGGCCTCCTCTGGGATTACCTGGTCTATTACCCCATGGGAAGACCCCTGGGCCATCCGCCGCTCATCCAGGCAGTAATCGCGGGACTGTGGACCCTGGGGGGTGTCAGGTTCGCCCACTCCATAATGTGCGTGACCCAGATACTTCTCACAGTATTCACGGCATCATGGGTTGCCTCAAGGTGGTATGGCAGGCGTGCGGGGCTCATCGCAGGTACACTGGTCCTTGCATCCCCCCGCCCTGACACACTCTCTGTTATAATGCCAGCAGCCTACATACCCGTCCTGGTTGTCCTGACAGTGTACCTCCTTGGGGAGGACCGCTTGTCTGCAGCGGTGACAGGGACCCTGGCGCTCTGGACCCACTTCATAGCCCTCATAACGGTGGTGCCTGCTGTCATGGCGGATGGCATCAGGAGAAACCTGAGGGTGATCGCCGCCCTTACACCATCCCTGATACTCTGGTGGGCCTACTTCCTCAGTTTCAGGGGGGCGCCGCAGGAGGCCTCCCCGGGCGGCTACTTCAGTGCAGGGTGGCTGGTATTCATGGTCCTCCTCTACTTCGGGGTCCCCGGCCTCTACCTGGTGAGGGATCGGAGGGAGTTCCGGCCCCTCATGGTCTACATTGCCATTGTACTTGCAGCGGAGTTCCTCTTCGATGACATATCAAGGGGTCTGCAGTACGTGGCCCTCCCCCTTGCAGTTGTTGGTGGATATGCAGGGTCAAGGATGCTTGAAACCCCATCAACTGCCATGAGACTGGTTACAGTGGCACTGATAATCTCATCAGCCACTTTATTTACAGAACAGCTGCTGCTCACCGATATAAGGTGGTCGGACACTGCCATACCATTTGAGAACCATTATCACCCCCTCAAGGAGTACATCGAATCCCATACGGGCCCTGATGAGGTCGTCTGGGCCTCAGCCCCCATTGCAGATAAGGTGGCCTGGATGACAGGTAGGAGGGTCTCCAGCGGTCACTACGGTCCACCCCCCGGCTTCAGGGAGACCCACCAGAGGATCAACATCTACCAGGAGGATGGAAGGTTTGTGGTGAGGGATGGAAAAAACAGGACAGTGGATGTTATAGATCCGCTATAAGATAATCAAA
Encoded proteins:
- a CDS encoding DNA repair exonuclease, which encodes MYRFAHLSDCHLGAQKQPDLRELEFEAFRMALDDALQNDVDFIIIAGDLFHSNIPNMETVKRATLELRRVREAGVPIYVNYGSHDYSPSNTSMIDILESAGVIEKVVRPIPGKRLGLEFTVDEKTGAKITGLSGRSRTLEVDYFMKLDRDALEAEEGFRIFLFHSAITQFKPADLADMESVDLNLFPRGFEYYAGGHVHRSGCYHEEGYGPIVYPGTLFGSYAGDLEENARGEVRGYYLVEFTDKVREPEFREIRPAEFEYIECDVTGRNSQDAFSLIGREIADHDVTGKVVMLKIRGELSSGRTSDINSASIRERLESMGARVVQINRYGLSTREIQKVRVVESDVPRMERRIFREKLAGLDIKNRRLMDEGDSIAVELLRRLENEKAPGENRSEYEKRITEDAEDVLDLDLGGDGT
- a CDS encoding AAA family ATPase → MIINSLEIRNIRSYESGRVEFDEGVTLFEGDIGSGKTTLLLAIEFALFGLGDQRGDSLLRATSNSGSVKLTFTVEGEEYTVYRELRRGSSGVQQGELHIRTPRGVRKLSAKELKAEVLEILGYREPLNPRAKSRIYRYAVFTPQEQMKSIIEAPRNDRLERLRKAFDIEKYSRAADNARLVSRRIRRESESLEDRSYDLEDKEGELENLLSEKKEIEAEKKLLDGDIEKIEEEIRKLESEMEGLQVEKNRIDSAEKEIESLKNEMEILMSSSERLMERNRDIEEEYQRSVDELQRCKDRREKVQEELGSLRERIQGIEMKRESLMEDSRRFREASIQFRNLTSELKNLLKTGKELEDEISWIEEYTGRIKSKIEVMESIEDPGYREDEVEAGIRRLEVEVSALQQELGGIKGKIEDYKSIGTRGICPTCDQEVDPDYIDDRLSEARERRKSVESRISELRNEILDKNELLKRIGEYKRARDELRLLREDLAKRIDECRRKREGLDKTRERIREIEEEIAGTERIIEELKDAESEFNSVENELKSLRERESECSGRLAATEDRMDHLRTRISELNPETSREYRDNLKKIDENKNKIAEKKAKIKENEEALKNRDEVESSIHELTQSIGEMENLRDEKRDRRGAVEGKIEEKQRQIGNLESEIAKKRELRKRARELGNYVTWLEEYFIPALADIETHVMAQINHEFNERFQKWFRVLVDDPSKSVRVDEDFTPIIEQDGYEQNLEYLSGGERTSIALAYRLALNMVVQRLTDVRSDILILDEPTDGFSKEQLYKLRDIFDELESRQIILVSHEEELENLADHIYRVEKSDGTSIIEKAG
- a CDS encoding ATP-binding protein — translated: MEAVGQIIGGETAAVLIRQKSGEPVELGDLLVAEGDGYTILQVKDLRYRSQIPQGMRELASGFNLEGYSGDVEFLEPELRNYIIAEARPILHVREGEPLIPKRLPRFFREVRRIREGDLDFLEKPRNPVFLGHVRSGSKVLDTPVYVDAVDAITHHILIPATTGRGKSNLVKVMLWSLAEMDRVGILVLDPHDEYYGRNEAGLRRHPSNNVVYYSPDAPVGGNTLTINLRSLRPEHFEGIIPFTQAQEQAIARYYNEYGDEWILKIVKGEELPGVQQVTLNVLRRIFDVILGVYLDDGKIKSRGGVFRERGGESTIKDIAASLEDGRIVVVDTSRLMGEAELLVGSVISAEIFRRYQQYKADGKLRRKPVIGIVIEEAPRVLGKEVIERQGNNIYSTIAREGRKFNIGLIAITQLVSLIPRTVLANMNTKIILGNEMAQERAEIIGSASQDLSDDNRTIASLDKGEAIVSSIFTKFAVPVKIPLFEEFIESAGLESEDSEDEEIEFIG
- a CDS encoding DNA double-strand break repair nuclease NurA, yielding MDVLDRIAQTLEGSVRADLGRPYFRSSRYRVHEFTADGFIPIQGRDKRLLAFIDGGNSPILEGPAISVQINRVALSLFRGDARIQPEMPSRIEFFSVMKIHPEDGTCRFQLHPIREEYREFLPDEDDLQLGLADAELVDESTLRGLPRRFAEWTMATGALNELDDGDILVRDGSLQASFERENRYIMKLMDEARDIHVAGLSKTCTLYTTTSISLLAAVGRLAAESYMEGGWCYHPVAIRTDRPTTITAVKLNPAGRIFRMDILGECGRDDAMEVASALSLNARDACFPGYPYGLVDVDMRARVSGDEVEIYRRRLLSQVRDREVLEGIREEIDTMNYHDELNRYAGEDQWKL
- a CDS encoding heavy metal-binding domain-containing protein → MVEEHGDIIYVTSNYVPGYRAVKVLGFVYGLTVRSRGLGGQIGAGLRSIVGGEIKEYVTMMEHSRQEALERMLDHAREMGANAVISVRFDSDSISDIMQEILAYGTAVIVEPEE